A genomic segment from Nodularia sphaerocarpa UHCC 0038 encodes:
- a CDS encoding efflux RND transporter periplasmic adaptor subunit, with protein sequence MEAQIREIELQVGEQALKHPRKTGVRNLLIASGMVVAIAFGIYERLSAGQEVAVSAPLAVQVIKLQPVQSYQVTRFYTGEVVATRRSDLGFERGGKVIEIIFNRGQTVEKGAVLARLDTQNLQAQLAQLAAQKLRAVAELRELQNGPRKETIAVARSQVADLENRLRLENIRRDRRRSLYEVGAISREQLDEVAFNRDALADRLAAAESELEALQNGTRQEQITAQAATVAQIAASMGDVEINIEKSILRAPFRGVIGERNLDEGSVVQAGQAIVRLVETLTPEVEIGVPPQVVQSLKVGSRQQVQVSERIYAAQVLAHKPEINPQTRTRTVVLQLVSTGQTMPASGEIARLQVEQMVSTQGFWLPVTALIKGERGLWSCFVVASEGETYRIERRDVEVLYTEGDRVLVRGTIVAGEEIVNSGTHRLVSGQVVKLVDSEQ encoded by the coding sequence ATGGAAGCCCAAATTCGGGAAATAGAGTTACAGGTGGGAGAGCAGGCTCTGAAGCATCCCAGAAAGACTGGCGTGAGGAATCTGCTAATTGCAAGTGGGATGGTGGTGGCGATCGCCTTCGGAATATATGAACGGTTGTCTGCTGGACAGGAAGTCGCTGTTTCTGCCCCGTTGGCAGTGCAAGTCATCAAGCTCCAACCCGTACAGTCATACCAGGTAACGCGCTTTTATACAGGCGAAGTAGTGGCCACTCGCCGCAGCGATTTGGGCTTTGAGCGGGGGGGAAAAGTCATTGAAATCATCTTCAATCGCGGACAAACCGTAGAAAAAGGCGCAGTGCTTGCCCGGTTAGATACGCAAAATCTCCAAGCACAATTAGCACAGTTAGCAGCACAAAAATTGCGTGCAGTGGCAGAATTACGAGAATTGCAGAATGGTCCACGCAAAGAAACCATTGCCGTGGCGCGTTCTCAAGTGGCAGATTTAGAAAATCGCTTGCGGCTGGAAAATATTCGTCGCGATCGCCGTCGTTCCCTGTACGAAGTAGGCGCGATTTCCCGTGAACAGTTGGATGAAGTGGCATTTAATCGGGATGCCCTCGCCGACCGCCTAGCCGCAGCCGAGAGTGAATTAGAAGCGTTGCAGAACGGTACACGCCAAGAACAAATCACTGCCCAAGCAGCTACGGTGGCGCAAATTGCAGCCAGTATGGGCGATGTAGAAATCAATATTGAAAAAAGCATTCTCCGCGCTCCCTTTCGTGGTGTGATTGGGGAACGAAATTTGGATGAAGGCAGTGTGGTGCAAGCCGGACAGGCCATCGTGCGCCTGGTGGAAACTCTCACCCCTGAAGTAGAAATTGGCGTGCCGCCCCAAGTGGTACAGAGCCTGAAAGTGGGGAGTCGTCAACAGGTGCAGGTAAGCGAACGCATTTATGCTGCCCAAGTGCTGGCTCATAAACCAGAGATCAACCCCCAAACCCGGACTCGGACAGTGGTTTTGCAATTGGTTTCTACAGGTCAAACCATGCCAGCATCAGGAGAAATCGCCCGTCTACAAGTGGAACAAATGGTCTCTACCCAGGGATTTTGGTTGCCAGTAACCGCCTTAATTAAGGGAGAGAGAGGATTATGGTCTTGTTTTGTGGTTGCGTCAGAAGGAGAAACCTATCGCATTGAACGGCGGGATGTGGAAGTGTTGTATACCGAAGGCGAT
- a CDS encoding PadR family transcriptional regulator, which translates to MSLAHAIASILLQSPRTGYDLSKEFNEKVSCYWQATSQQIYRELARMQEKDWVEVEVLPQSLRPDKKIYSLTDAGRQELISWIAEPSEATAIREDLLVKVRSGFIVSEHILIREIERRKQFHQQKLEYYRSRELEFGDLAHLSRPQRHIYLTLRCGIRYETMWIEWCDEAIASLLIQQEGCETGK; encoded by the coding sequence ATGAGCCTAGCCCATGCGATCGCCAGCATCTTGCTTCAGTCTCCTCGGACAGGTTACGATCTGAGCAAAGAATTTAATGAAAAAGTAAGTTGCTATTGGCAAGCAACCTCTCAGCAGATTTACCGAGAACTGGCACGAATGCAGGAGAAAGACTGGGTAGAAGTGGAAGTATTACCACAATCGCTTCGTCCTGACAAAAAAATCTATTCTCTCACCGATGCAGGTAGGCAAGAATTGATTTCTTGGATTGCGGAACCCTCGGAAGCAACCGCCATCCGAGAGGATTTACTGGTGAAAGTACGCAGTGGGTTTATCGTTTCTGAACATATCCTCATCCGTGAAATTGAACGACGCAAGCAATTCCATCAGCAAAAATTGGAGTATTATCGCTCCCGCGAACTAGAATTTGGCGATCTGGCTCATCTGTCTCGCCCGCAACGACACATCTATCTCACCTTGCGGTGCGGTATTCGCTACGAAACTATGTGGATTGAATGGTGCGATGAAGCGATCGCCTCTTTGTTAATCCAACAAGAAGGGTGTGAAACTGGAAAATAA
- the acsF gene encoding magnesium-protoporphyrin IX monomethyl ester (oxidative) cyclase, with protein sequence MVKSLETPEPELLKPGIKAPVQETLLTPRFYTTDFDAVANLDISANEAEIQAVVEELRADYNRHHFVRDEEFKQSWDHVQGEKRRAFIDFLERSCTSEFSGFLLFKELSRRLQAKNPLLADAFNYMARDEARHAGFLNKSMADFNLSLDLSYLTKTRTYTFFPPEWVIYTVYLSEKIGYWRYILVHRHIQENPEYQFYPLFRKFESWCQDENRHGDFFKALLRSQPKLWNNWRSRLWVRFFLLTVFVTHTITVFERATFYEAIGIHPRKYNNRVIEETNKTSARAFPLILDTNHPQFFWRLEQCFMSTHRLAEIKASNRSPFVKFWQKIPPMFSIVSNMLRLYLIKPIDAESTRATVR encoded by the coding sequence ATGGTTAAGTCTCTCGAAACCCCCGAACCGGAATTACTGAAGCCAGGGATTAAAGCCCCTGTTCAAGAAACGTTGTTGACTCCCCGGTTTTACACCACTGACTTTGATGCGGTGGCAAATTTGGATATTTCGGCTAATGAGGCTGAGATACAGGCGGTTGTGGAGGAGTTGCGGGCTGACTATAATCGCCATCACTTTGTGCGCGATGAGGAGTTTAAGCAATCTTGGGATCACGTTCAGGGAGAAAAACGCCGCGCTTTTATTGACTTTTTGGAGCGTTCATGTACTTCAGAGTTTTCGGGTTTTCTGCTGTTTAAAGAATTATCCCGTCGTCTGCAAGCCAAAAATCCTCTGTTGGCTGATGCTTTTAATTATATGGCACGGGATGAAGCCCGCCATGCCGGATTTCTGAATAAATCAATGGCAGATTTTAATCTGTCTCTGGATTTAAGCTATTTAACTAAAACTCGCACATATACTTTTTTCCCGCCAGAGTGGGTAATTTACACTGTCTACCTATCGGAGAAGATTGGTTACTGGCGTTATATCTTAGTCCATCGTCATATCCAGGAAAATCCGGAATATCAATTTTATCCTCTGTTCCGTAAGTTTGAAAGTTGGTGTCAGGACGAAAACCGACACGGCGATTTCTTTAAGGCATTATTGCGATCGCAACCAAAATTATGGAACAATTGGAGATCGCGTTTGTGGGTGCGTTTCTTTCTGCTAACTGTATTTGTCACCCATACCATTACAGTCTTTGAACGGGCGACATTTTATGAAGCCATTGGTATACATCCCCGTAAGTACAATAATCGAGTCATTGAGGAGACCAATAAGACCTCAGCACGAGCATTTCCTTTGATTTTAGATACTAATCATCCGCAGTTTTTCTGGCGGTTAGAACAGTGTTTCATGAGTACTCACAGATTGGCGGAGATTAAAGCCAGTAATCGTTCTCCATTTGTCAAGTTCTGGCAAAAAATTCCCCCCATGTTCTCGATTGTTTCTAATATGTTGCGGCTTTACCTCATCAAACCCATTGATGCAGAATCAACACGCGCTACAGTTCGTTAA
- the hemN gene encoding oxygen-independent coproporphyrinogen III oxidase, translated as MVFVLPNVKFDLDMIKKYDHPAPRYTSYPPATELSTEFSVTDFHGAIAASNYRKSPLSLYFHIPFCESACYFCGCNTVISQNKNIAKPYLEHLVREIKNMARLIDADRKVLQIHWGGGTPNYLNQDQVKFLWKHITENFNIDPQAEISIEINPAYVDQDYIFFLREVGFNRISFGIQDFNPQVQLAVNRVQPEALLFNVMDWIKSAKFESVNVDLIYGLPYQTLQTFQETVNKTIALDPNRIVVFNFAYIPWMKPAQKNIPQAALPKPQEKLEILKMTIEELTSSKYLFIGMDHFAKHNDELAIAQQNHTLQRNFQGYTTHAGTELLGFGATSISMLHDAYVQNHKKLKDYYQAIAADILPISKGINLNQDDIIRRDVIMCIMSHFHLNKQDIADKYQINFDEYFDHELKALAHLQADELVNISTKQIQITDIGRLLVRNIAVIFDNYHQTKDRQFSRAI; from the coding sequence ATGGTTTTTGTCTTGCCTAATGTTAAATTTGATCTGGATATGATCAAAAAGTATGATCATCCTGCACCCAGATACACGAGTTACCCACCCGCTACAGAGTTAAGCACAGAATTTAGTGTAACTGATTTTCACGGTGCGATCGCCGCCTCCAACTACCGAAAATCACCTCTGTCTTTATATTTCCATATTCCCTTTTGTGAAAGTGCTTGCTATTTCTGCGGCTGTAATACAGTAATTTCCCAAAATAAGAATATCGCCAAACCTTATTTAGAACATTTGGTGCGGGAAATCAAGAACATGGCGCGCTTGATTGATGCAGACAGAAAAGTTCTGCAAATTCACTGGGGTGGTGGTACACCTAATTATTTAAATCAAGATCAAGTTAAATTTTTATGGAAGCACATCACCGAAAACTTTAATATTGATCCACAAGCCGAAATTTCCATTGAAATTAATCCCGCCTACGTAGATCAAGATTATATTTTCTTTCTCCGTGAAGTCGGATTTAACCGCATTAGTTTTGGGATTCAGGATTTTAATCCCCAAGTACAATTAGCTGTGAATCGTGTACAGCCAGAAGCACTGTTGTTTAATGTTATGGACTGGATTAAATCCGCCAAGTTTGAAAGTGTGAATGTAGATTTGATTTATGGTTTACCTTATCAAACTCTCCAGACATTTCAAGAAACCGTCAACAAGACAATTGCATTAGATCCTAACCGCATTGTTGTGTTTAACTTCGCCTATATACCGTGGATGAAGCCAGCACAAAAAAATATTCCTCAAGCAGCATTGCCAAAACCACAGGAAAAGTTAGAAATTCTCAAGATGACTATTGAGGAATTGACCAGTAGTAAGTATTTATTTATTGGCATGGATCATTTTGCTAAACATAATGATGAATTAGCGATCGCCCAACAAAATCACACCCTCCAGCGCAACTTTCAGGGATACACCACCCACGCCGGCACAGAACTCTTAGGTTTCGGTGCTACATCCATCAGTATGCTTCATGATGCTTATGTGCAGAACCACAAAAAATTAAAGGATTATTATCAGGCGATCGCCGCAGATATTTTACCCATTAGTAAAGGAATTAACCTGAATCAAGATGACATCATCCGACGAGATGTAATTATGTGCATTATGTCTCACTTTCATCTGAATAAGCAAGATATTGCCGATAAATATCAGATCAATTTCGATGAGTATTTTGACCATGAATTAAAGGCATTAGCGCACCTGCAAGCCGATGAACTCGTGAATATATCAACGAAGCAAATCCAGATTACAGATATCGGTAGGTTACTGGTGAGAAATATCGCGGTTATATTTGATAATTATCATCAAACCAAAGATAGACAATTTTCACGGGCAATTTAA
- a CDS encoding GlsB/YeaQ/YmgE family stress response membrane protein, protein MNLIAWAILGLLAGAIGKAIYPGSQGGGILSTMILGIIGAFVGGSLFTLFQTGTLQLTATSLSIPGLFVAVIGSMIAIYLWGLFTSRRSI, encoded by the coding sequence ATGAATCTTATTGCTTGGGCAATTTTAGGACTTTTAGCTGGTGCTATCGGTAAAGCGATTTATCCAGGCTCTCAAGGTGGTGGTATTCTCTCAACAATGATTTTGGGTATTATCGGTGCGTTTGTCGGAGGTAGTTTATTTACTCTTTTCCAAACAGGAACGCTGCAATTAACGGCTACTAGTTTAAGTATTCCTGGTCTTTTTGTAGCAGTTATAGGCTCAATGATTGCTATTTATTTATGGGGACTGTTTACCAGTCGCCGTAGTATCTAA
- a CDS encoding manganese catalase family protein, whose translation MFYHKKEPIHSVNISEPNPRFAQLLLEQFGGATGELSAALQYWVQSFHVENAGIRDMLQDIAIEEFGHLEMVGKLIEGHTKNMDQTEAYKSTLFAVRGMGPHFLDSQGSAWTASYLNEGGDVVRDLRANIAAEAGARQTYEALIKLATDQGTKNTLVHLLTREISHTQMFMKALDSLGKLTDPFFGNIQPDETVDLYYNLSTNGNGKDERGPWNSEPAFNYIANPLERKS comes from the coding sequence ATGTTTTACCACAAAAAAGAGCCTATTCACTCTGTAAATATTTCTGAACCTAACCCTCGTTTTGCTCAATTACTGCTGGAGCAGTTTGGGGGAGCAACGGGAGAATTATCAGCAGCTTTGCAATATTGGGTGCAATCATTTCACGTTGAAAATGCGGGAATTAGAGATATGCTCCAAGACATTGCGATAGAGGAATTCGGACATTTAGAAATGGTTGGTAAACTGATTGAAGGCCATACCAAAAATATGGATCAAACAGAGGCGTACAAAAGCACTTTGTTCGCTGTCAGAGGTATGGGACCTCACTTTCTAGATAGTCAAGGAAGTGCTTGGACAGCAAGTTATTTGAACGAAGGTGGAGATGTCGTCAGGGATTTGAGAGCCAATATTGCGGCTGAAGCTGGCGCACGTCAGACTTACGAAGCACTGATTAAGCTAGCAACAGATCAAGGAACTAAAAATACTTTGGTGCATCTATTAACACGAGAGATTTCTCATACTCAAATGTTTATGAAAGCTCTCGATTCATTGGGTAAATTGACCGATCCATTCTTTGGTAATATTCAGCCTGATGAAACGGTTGATCTTTATTACAATCTATCTACAAATGGCAACGGTAAAGATGAGCGTGGTCCTTGGAATTCTGAGCCAGCATTCAACTACATTGCTAACCCCCTAGAACGCAAATCTTAA
- the purH gene encoding bifunctional phosphoribosylaminoimidazolecarboxamide formyltransferase/IMP cyclohydrolase, which translates to MARLALLSVSNKTGIVDLARRLVEEFNFDLISSGGTAQTLKDAGLPVTKVSDYTGSPEILGGRVKTLHPRIHGGILARRDIPQHLTDLENNQIRPIDLVVVNLYPFEETIAKPGVTLSDAVEQIDIGGPAMLRASSKNFAHLTVLCDPAQYEEYLQELRQNQGTASLEFRQKCALKGFSHTASYDQAIAAYLSQQSQDSLPQEYSVSGQQLQSLRYGENPHQPAAWYQTGTTPTGWAAATKLQGKELSYNNLVDLEAARRIIAEFTDTPAATVIKHTNPCGVAVGSTLVEAYQKAFNADAVSAFGGIVALNRPIDAATANELKKTFLECVVAPSCDAEAQEILAAKSKLRILTLADLSSGPQDTVKAIAGGFLVQAADDAMADTNKWQVVTERQPTPDELAELLFAWKVCKHVKSNAIVITSDRTTLGVGAGQMNRVGSVKIALEQAGAKAQGAILASDGFFPFDDSVKTAAAAGITAIVQPGGSLRDQDSIKAANELGLVMVLTGIRHFLH; encoded by the coding sequence ATGGCGCGTCTAGCACTGCTGAGTGTATCTAACAAAACTGGTATAGTTGATTTAGCCCGTCGCTTGGTCGAAGAATTTAATTTTGATTTAATCAGCAGTGGGGGAACCGCCCAAACCCTCAAGGATGCGGGGCTACCTGTCACCAAGGTTTCTGATTATACGGGTTCACCTGAAATTTTAGGTGGTCGAGTTAAAACCTTACATCCTCGCATTCATGGCGGAATTTTGGCGCGGCGAGATATTCCCCAACATTTGACAGATTTAGAAAATAACCAAATTCGCCCCATTGATTTAGTAGTAGTCAATCTTTATCCCTTTGAGGAAACTATTGCTAAACCTGGAGTGACATTATCTGATGCTGTGGAACAAATTGATATCGGTGGACCGGCGATGTTACGGGCTTCATCGAAAAATTTCGCCCATCTTACGGTATTATGCGACCCAGCACAGTATGAGGAATATTTGCAGGAATTGCGGCAAAATCAAGGCACTGCATCTCTGGAGTTTCGCCAAAAATGTGCTTTAAAAGGTTTTTCCCATACTGCTAGTTATGATCAAGCCATCGCAGCTTATCTCAGCCAACAATCTCAGGATTCTCTACCCCAAGAATACAGTGTTTCTGGGCAGCAATTGCAATCTCTGCGTTACGGCGAAAACCCCCATCAACCTGCTGCTTGGTATCAAACCGGTACTACTCCCACGGGTTGGGCTGCGGCGACGAAATTGCAAGGTAAAGAACTGAGTTATAACAACTTGGTGGATTTAGAAGCCGCCCGCCGGATTATTGCGGAATTTACTGATACTCCAGCCGCAACGGTGATTAAACACACAAACCCCTGTGGTGTAGCTGTGGGAAGTACCCTTGTGGAAGCATATCAAAAAGCTTTTAATGCTGATGCTGTTTCGGCTTTTGGGGGAATTGTGGCACTTAACCGCCCCATTGATGCGGCGACAGCGAATGAATTAAAGAAGACATTTTTAGAATGTGTGGTTGCGCCGAGTTGTGACGCTGAAGCCCAAGAAATTTTGGCGGCGAAATCTAAACTGCGAATTTTGACATTAGCAGATTTGAGTAGTGGTCCCCAGGATACCGTAAAAGCGATCGCAGGTGGTTTTTTAGTCCAAGCTGCTGATGATGCGATGGCTGATACCAATAAATGGCAAGTAGTCACCGAACGTCAACCCACACCGGACGAATTAGCCGAATTACTGTTTGCTTGGAAGGTCTGTAAACACGTTAAATCTAATGCTATTGTGATTACAAGCGATCGCACTACACTAGGCGTAGGTGCTGGTCAAATGAATCGCGTTGGTTCAGTTAAAATAGCCTTAGAACAAGCTGGCGCAAAAGCCCAAGGTGCAATTCTCGCCAGTGACGGATTTTTCCCCTTCGATGATTCCGTAAAAACAGCCGCAGCAGCCGGAATTACTGCCATTGTCCAACCAGGGGGAAGTTTGCGAGATCAAGATTCCATCAAGGCTGCAAATGAACTGGGTTTAGTGATGGTGTTAACTGGTATACGCCACTTTTTACATTAA
- a CDS encoding SDR family oxidoreductase translates to MQLKPINQQVVAVVGASSGIGRETALKFAQRGAKVVVSARSEPGLKSLVEEIRSLGGEAIYTIADVSDFQQVKAIADKTVAEYGHLDTWVHTAATGIIAPFEKITPEEFERVVDVTLMGQVYGAMAALPYLKQEGRGSLIHISSMEGRRSLPLQSPYSAAKHGLEGFLESLRVELQHEKLPINVTSILPSTINTPYYNKIRTKLGVKPTGIPPYYQPSIVTDAILYVAEHPMRDFIVGDAGKVLDLLQRISPELVDVILLAIAFPGQRTNEPKSEDAPDNVFTAIPGYDSIEGDFRNLSIPSFLDWWDMNPTLKWGAVALGVVSVAAFLGGWGKSSDLS, encoded by the coding sequence ATGCAATTGAAGCCAATTAATCAGCAAGTAGTAGCCGTAGTTGGGGCTTCTAGCGGTATCGGTAGAGAAACAGCACTAAAATTTGCCCAACGCGGTGCAAAAGTTGTAGTTTCCGCACGCAGTGAACCGGGACTGAAGTCTTTGGTGGAAGAAATTCGCAGCTTAGGCGGTGAAGCCATATATACTATTGCCGATGTGAGTGATTTTCAGCAAGTAAAGGCGATCGCCGACAAAACTGTGGCAGAATATGGACACTTGGATACTTGGGTTCATACTGCGGCTACAGGTATCATCGCCCCTTTTGAGAAAATTACCCCAGAAGAATTTGAGCGCGTTGTGGATGTCACCTTGATGGGACAAGTTTATGGTGCTATGGCTGCACTACCTTATCTCAAACAAGAGGGACGCGGATCATTAATTCATATTTCCTCGATGGAAGGTAGGCGCAGTTTACCGCTACAAAGCCCTTATTCTGCTGCTAAACACGGTTTAGAAGGTTTTTTAGAATCCTTGCGTGTGGAATTGCAACATGAAAAATTGCCGATTAATGTCACCTCAATATTACCTTCCACAATCAACACACCCTATTACAATAAAATTCGCACCAAGTTAGGGGTAAAACCCACGGGAATACCGCCTTATTATCAACCCAGCATTGTCACTGATGCCATTCTCTATGTGGCTGAACATCCGATGCGGGATTTTATTGTGGGAGATGCGGGGAAAGTATTAGATTTACTGCAACGCATTTCACCGGAGTTAGTTGATGTAATTTTACTAGCGATCGCCTTTCCCGGTCAACGCACCAATGAACCAAAATCAGAAGACGCACCGGATAATGTTTTTACCGCTATTCCTGGTTATGACAGCATTGAGGGCGATTTTAGAAACCTCTCAATTCCCAGTTTCTTGGATTGGTGGGATATGAATCCGACTTTGAAATGGGGCGCTGTAGCCCTTGGAGTCGTGAGTGTTGCTGCTTTTCTGGGTGGGTGGGGTAAGAGTTCGGATTTGTCTTAG
- a CDS encoding ROK family protein produces MVEDNGSIRTLSVDIGGSGVKALVLDITGNPITKRMRLETPQPAKPEMIIDAIAVLAADQGEFHRVSVGFPGVVRQGVTETAVNLYRDWIGFDLETALSQRLNKPVRVINDADMQGFGAVAGKGLELVITLGTGFGSALFINGKLVPNMEMGHHPFRKGKTYEEQLRRAELDKIGDKRWNRRLDKAIASLQNLFNYDYLYIGGGEAVRVNLQLPLNVKLIPNITGLLGGIALWRD; encoded by the coding sequence ATGGTTGAAGATAACGGATCTATTCGTACGCTATCAGTTGATATTGGCGGTAGTGGTGTCAAAGCACTGGTTTTAGATATTACAGGAAATCCCATAACCAAAAGGATGCGTTTAGAGACACCCCAACCGGCTAAACCAGAGATGATTATTGATGCGATCGCAGTTTTAGCAGCAGATCAAGGTGAATTTCATCGAGTTTCCGTGGGTTTTCCTGGTGTAGTGCGTCAGGGAGTCACAGAAACAGCAGTTAACTTATATCGAGATTGGATTGGGTTTGACTTGGAAACAGCATTATCACAACGTCTGAACAAACCTGTACGAGTGATTAATGATGCCGATATGCAAGGTTTTGGGGCAGTAGCAGGTAAAGGTTTGGAATTGGTAATTACCTTGGGTACAGGGTTTGGTTCGGCTTTATTTATAAATGGTAAACTTGTGCCAAATATGGAAATGGGACATCATCCGTTTCGCAAGGGGAAAACCTATGAAGAACAACTCAGACGGGCAGAATTAGACAAAATTGGTGATAAAAGATGGAATAGGCGTTTAGATAAAGCGATCGCATCTTTACAAAATCTATTCAATTATGATTACCTTTACATTGGCGGTGGTGAAGCTGTCAGAGTAAATCTCCAACTTCCCTTAAACGTCAAACTCATCCCGAATATCACTGGTTTATTAGGTGGAATTGCATTGTGGCGAGATTAG
- a CDS encoding creatininase family protein codes for MHSFIPPERFFPYLTWTDIQAMPDKENVVIIQPVGAIEQHGPHLPLIVDAAIGVGVLGEALKKLDVSIRAYALPTLYYGKSNEHWHFPGTITLSTQTLTAIIMEMGESIYRAGFRKLVLMNSHGGQPQVMQMVARDLHIQYDDFLVFPLFTWRVPHITKELLTPKEAAEGMHAGDAETSIMLAILPEQVKMDQAVAEYPPEQPQSSLLSLEGKLPVSWATRDVSKSGVIGDATTATKEKGDRILESVSNGWVQAIEDIYAFRQPQPR; via the coding sequence ATGCACAGCTTTATTCCCCCAGAACGATTTTTTCCCTACCTGACTTGGACTGATATCCAGGCTATGCCGGATAAGGAAAATGTGGTAATCATTCAACCAGTAGGGGCGATTGAACAGCATGGCCCTCATTTACCTCTGATTGTTGATGCTGCTATTGGTGTAGGAGTTCTGGGAGAAGCCCTGAAAAAGTTGGACGTTAGCATTCGGGCTTATGCTTTACCCACCCTCTATTATGGTAAATCAAATGAGCATTGGCATTTCCCCGGAACCATAACTTTGAGTACTCAAACCCTGACAGCAATTATTATGGAAATGGGTGAAAGTATCTACCGGGCTGGGTTTAGAAAATTGGTGTTAATGAATTCCCACGGTGGACAACCCCAAGTTATGCAAATGGTGGCGCGGGATTTGCACATTCAATATGATGATTTTTTGGTATTTCCCTTGTTTACTTGGCGTGTGCCTCATATTACCAAAGAATTATTGACACCCAAGGAAGCAGCCGAAGGAATGCACGCGGGAGATGCCGAAACGAGCATTATGTTGGCGATTTTGCCAGAACAGGTCAAAATGGATCAAGCTGTTGCGGAGTATCCCCCAGAACAACCACAAAGCAGTTTACTGAGTTTAGAGGGTAAGTTACCTGTGTCTTGGGCGACGCGGGATGTCAGTAAAAGTGGCGTAATTGGCGACGCGACAACCGCAACGAAGGAAAAAGGCGATCGCATCCTGGAATCTGTTTCTAATGGTTGGGTACAAGCCATTGAGGATATTTACGCTTTTCGCCAACCCCAACCCCGGTAA
- a CDS encoding 2TM domain-containing protein → MTAFEPQSLRSYSQEDVQRILQLAIARQADDQDKEFSYQQLLEIAKELDISPDSLNLAEIDWRSQHSEMQQREAFNSYRLGRFKKRVGNYAIINSFLMLLDIVGGGGLAWSLYFLLFCGLTLGLDIWNTFQTKGEEYEIAFQKWYRKHQIKQTINTVVTKWFKALQI, encoded by the coding sequence ATGACGGCATTTGAACCTCAGAGCCTTCGTTCTTATAGCCAAGAGGATGTGCAGAGAATTCTCCAGTTAGCGATCGCTCGTCAAGCTGATGACCAAGACAAGGAATTTTCTTATCAGCAACTTTTGGAAATTGCTAAAGAGTTAGATATATCACCAGATTCTCTCAATCTAGCAGAAATTGACTGGCGATCGCAACATAGTGAAATGCAACAGAGAGAAGCTTTTAATTCCTACCGCCTAGGAAGATTTAAGAAACGTGTTGGTAACTACGCAATTATTAACAGTTTTTTGATGCTGCTGGATATCGTCGGTGGTGGTGGTCTTGCTTGGTCATTGTATTTTTTACTATTTTGCGGCTTGACATTAGGGCTGGATATTTGGAATACCTTTCAAACCAAAGGTGAAGAATACGAAATTGCTTTTCAAAAGTGGTATCGCAAACATCAAATTAAACAAACCATTAACACAGTTGTGACTAAGTGGTTTAAAGCATTACAAATTTAG
- a CDS encoding CHRD domain-containing protein produces the protein MKLLFTGTFLGAAIALTPLAAHAAVFSFTSILNGDQEVPSVSTSGFGTASGTLTGNPGSWVFEYEVNYLNLQGVIAAPFAHIHNAPAGVNGPVVHSLDNANIPPIAGSSLGTIIGDWRFDDLSAPLTDVLAQELLNGNTYFNIHTTTFPSGEIRGQILAAPVSVPEPTSMLGLLAFGALGAGWKLKTQKNKQKFIA, from the coding sequence ATGAAACTTTTGTTCACTGGTACGTTTCTAGGCGCGGCGATCGCACTGACACCCTTAGCCGCTCATGCAGCAGTTTTTTCTTTCACCAGTATCCTAAATGGTGATCAAGAGGTTCCCTCCGTTAGTACATCCGGTTTCGGCACAGCCAGCGGTACACTTACTGGTAACCCTGGTAGCTGGGTTTTTGAATATGAAGTCAATTACTTGAATTTGCAGGGTGTGATAGCAGCACCCTTTGCACACATCCATAATGCGCCAGCAGGTGTAAACGGACCTGTTGTTCACAGTCTTGATAATGCCAACATTCCTCCCATTGCAGGTAGCAGTTTGGGGACAATTATCGGAGATTGGCGGTTTGATGATCTTAGCGCACCCTTGACAGATGTATTAGCTCAAGAACTATTGAACGGTAATACCTACTTCAATATTCACACAACCACTTTCCCTAGTGGTGAGATTCGTGGACAAATTCTAGCCGCGCCTGTGTCCGTTCCTGAACCTACATCAATGTTAGGCCTATTAGCTTTTGGTGCTTTGGGTGCAGGTTGGAAATTGAAAACTCAGAAAAATAAGCAGAAATTCATCGCCTAA